One Rouxiella sp. S1S-2 genomic window, TGTGCTGATGCAGTCTGTCGACGTGGGCGTGCGCATAACGGCGGTCAAGCAGGCGGAAACGATGCTTGGAACGACGCAGTCTTTTTGCACTTGTTAAGTCATTTGAAAGGAATACCGACAGGCTAAGACGCAGGTTATCCACCAGCTTCTCATGCAAATTGTCGAGCTCGCCCAGTCCCTCCGCCGAGAACGCGCGTCGGGTATCGTGAGACTTGGCGGTGATATCACCGGTCATGCGCTCGATAATATCGCCGGCCTGCTCAAGGTTAAGCGCCATTTCGATGATTTCGGCCCAGCGGCGAGAGTCGTCTTCTCCCAAGTCCTCTTTATGAATTTGTGCCAGATAGAGTTTGATCGCGGTATACAGCACGTCGACATCGTCATCCAGGCGGCGAACCTCACGGTCATTAGTTATCTTTCCATGCATCACTTCATGCTGCAGGATAAGCATATGTTCAACCACGTCACCCATGCGCAGCGTCTCGCGCGCGGCATTGGCCAGTGCCAACGTTGGGGTGTCGATAGCGCTGACGTCTAAATGGCGCGGGCGCAAACGTGGGTCATCTTCGGGCACATCGGCAATCCACAGCTCACAGATTCTTGCCATCATGCCCGCCATTGGCACCAGCGCCAGACAGCGGATCAGGTTATAGAAGACGTGGAAATAGATAACCAATTCCTCATCGGGGATACCAATTTTAGCCAGCAGGCCGGTCAATGGCCCGATAAAGGGCAGCACGATCACGCAGCCAATCAGCTTGAAAAGTAGGCTCCCCAATGCAACCCGTCGGCCTGCAGCATTTTGTTTACTGGCGTTGATCATCGCCAAAATACCGCTACCGAGGTTGGCACCAATAACCAGACACAGCGAAACTTTCAACGAGATAACGCCGGTAGCCGCAAGCGTTGCCGTTAACAGAACGGCAGCAAGGCTGGAATAACTGATGATGGCAAATACGGCACCGGTCAGGGCATCAAGAAGGGTATCGCCGGTTAGCGACGAGAACAGCACCTTCACCCCAGACGCCTGAGTAATCGGCGTGGCGGCACTGACGATGAGTTCGAGAGCGAGCAGAATCAGTCCCAGACCAATTCCGACCCGCCCCATCTGCCCCGCCCGCGTCTGTTTGCGGCTCAGGAAGAACGACACGCCAACGAAGATAAGCAGCGGAGAAAGCCATGAAAGGTCGAAGGTAAGCACCCGCGCCATAAGCGCGGTGCCGACATCGGCGCCAAGAATAATCACCAACGCCGGGGAAAGCGCGACCAGCCCCTGGGAGACAAACGAAGTCACCAGCAGTGCCGTGGCGTTGCTGCTTTGCACCAGCGCCGTAACGCCGATACCCGAAACAAACGCCAGAGGTTTCTTTTCAACACTGCTGCTGAGAACGCGGCGCAAATTGGCACCAAACACGCGCATGATGCCAGTACGCACAATATGCGTACCCCATACGAGTAATGAAACAGCAGAAAGCAAATGAAGAAGAGTTAACACTAAAAAATAGCTCCTTTAGCGCCAGGCATGAATAGGCCATCCTGCCTGCCTGGCGTGTTGGAGCAGGATAGCATCCGGATTAATGGCCACCGGATTGCCGACCAGGGTTAACAGCGGCAAATCGTTGTGCGAATCCGAATAAAAACGGGCGTGCTCAAGCTGGCTCGAGTCCTGATTTAACAAGCTCATCAGCCGGGAGACTTTCCCTTCACGGAAAGTCAGCACGCCTTGCGTAAAGCCGGTATACCGGCCGTCGACAATCTCAACGCCGATGGCCAGGGTTTCGTCCACGCCAAGAAATCTGGCAATGGCCGCAACCAGATGCTCGCCCGAGGCGGAAATAATAATAATCCGGCAGCCCTGAGCGTGATGCTCGTCCAGACAGGCGCGCGCATCGTTATACACCCGCTCGGCAATAACCTCATGAACGAACCGCTCAACCATTGCGCTTACGTCGGGCACACTTCTGCCTTTCAGCGGGGTCAGCGTCCAATTCATGTATTCAGTCATGTCCATTTGACCTATTGCATACAGACGCATCATTTCGGCGTCCTGCTGCAAAAATATTTCCGGGTCGGCGACCCAACCCTGCTCAACCATAAAGGCTGACCACAGGCTGGAACAGTCACCACCAATCAGCGTTTCATCAAGATCAAATAGCGCCAGATTCATGCAACTTCCCGTAAGGTATCAAGATCTAACTGTAGACCAATATCGGTTCCATCAGCGATGAGTGACGCAACGGAGCGGTTTAAAACGTCCACGGATAACTCGACATTGTGAGCCAGAACACGATAACGAACGACGTTACCCAGCAGGCTGTGATTGATAATTCGGGCTGGAATACCCTGTTGTGGGGCACAAAAAGCGATCGACTCGGGCCTTATCGCCACCTGTGAAGGGTAGCTTTGGCCGGTCAGGGCATGTGCCTGCTCAGCGGTGAGCAGGTTATAACTGCCAATAAATCCTGCCGCGAAAGCATTTACCGGAGCAGTATACAATGTTTCAGCATCGCCATTCTGTACGATTTGTCCTTTATTCATCAGAACAATGCGGTCAGACATGGTCAACGCCTCCTCCTGATCATGAGTCACAAAGATGGCGGTGAGGTTCATCTCGCGCTGAATACGGCGGATTTGTTCACGTAAATGCCTACGAATGCGCGCATCCAGCGCCGAAAGCGGTTCATCGAGCAGCAACAGTCGAGGCTGCGTCACCAGCGAACGCGCCAGAGCCACGCGTTGACACTGGCCTCCTGAAAGCTGATGAGGATAACGACGAGCAAATTCGTTTAATTCCACCAGCGCCAACACTTCAGCCACCCTGCGTTTGACTTCACTGGTTGAGAGTTTCTGCATTTTCAGGCCGAACGCGACGTTGCCCTCAACCGTCATATTAGGGAACAGCGCATAGCTCTGAAACACCATGCCAATGCCGCGTTTTTGTGGCGTAAGCGGGACAATGTCTTGCCCCTGCAGAATGATTTTTCCACTGTCAACCGAGGTCAGACCCGCCAGACAGCGCAGCAGCGTTGATTTTCCACAGCCACTTGGTCCAAGTAGGGTGACAAACTCGCCCTCTTTGGCGCTGAAATCAATATTATTGAAAATCTGCGTTTGACCGTAGTGCTTGTTGAGTTGGGTGACTTCTAAATAGGACATATCAGCGCTTCCCTTTATTCAGAACGTTGGCCACCCAAGTAAATGCCAGGACGACCACGAAATAGGAGATGACCAATGCGCTGGTAAAATGGCCGCTGCCATTGCGCATGTTGTAGAGATAAACCTGCAGCGTTTCATAGCGGCTGCCGACCAATAGGTTAGCAAACACAAACTCACCGATTAAAAACGAGAACGACAGCAGCACGGCAATCGACGCGCCGTTGCGCAAGTTTGGCAAAATCACCATCAGCGCGGCTTTCCAGGTGCTGGCACCGAGTAAATGCGCCGCGTCCATCAGGTCGCGCATATTAATCGCCTGAATGTTGTTGGAGATGGCCCGATAAATAAACGGCAATGCAATGGTGAAATAACAGCCAATCAAAATCCACGGCGTGCCGGTCAACTCAAATGGCGGTGAGGAATACAGCTCCATCAGGCCGACCGAAGACACTACCGGCGGCACGGCAAAGGGCAGCAGGATCAGCACATTCATCAGGGCATCAAGCCTTGGGAAGTAGTAAGCGATCACAAACATAAGCGGCAGGATCAGCACCATCGAGAGTAAAAGCGTGCCGAAGCACACCAGCAGCGAATGCCCTAATGCCACCAGAAAACGCGGATCGCTCCATAGGGCTATCAACCATTTGAGGGTGAATCCGCTGGGTAAAATCGTCGCCCCCCAGTCTTCCACCAGCGCATAAATTAGCGTCGCCGCCAGCGGCAAGAGAAGAACGATAAACAGCAACCACACGATGAGCCGATGATAAATGCTTTCAGCACGTGACATGATTTGCCTCCAGGACCAGAATATTCACAGAATTAGCCTTAACGAACATTGAGATAGCTCCTGCGCAATATCCACTGATGTACCAGTGTAATGACTGCCATTAACAGCACGAGCAAAATCGCCAGGGCACTGCCCATATTCGGGTCGAGGGAGATATCACCCGATACCAGTGCGGCAATGCGCACAGGCACCACGTTAAAGTTACCGGTAGTCAGCGCATAAACCGTCGCGTAGGCTCCGAGCGCGTTAGCCAGCAAAATGACGAAAGTACCCATCAGAGCCGGCGCAAGCACCGGCAAACCAATGTAACGCCAGAAGCGCCATTTCCCCGCGCCCAACAAGGCTGCCGACTCTTTCCAGTCTTCACGCAGTCCGTCGAAAGCCGGGTAAAGCAGCAGCACGCCCAAGGGGATTTGAAAATAGGTGTACAGCACGATCAGGCCGTCTTTTGAGTACAAATTGAAAGTACTCATCAGGCCATAATTACGCATTATCAGCGTCAGCGTGCCGTTGAGTCCCAGCAGAATGACGAAGGCAAAAGCCAAGGGCACGCCGGCAAAATTACTGGTCATGTTGGTAAAGGACATCACAAAATCGTGCAGCTTGGTAGGGCCTAGCTGGCGAAGTGAGTAACTACCAACTAGAGCAATCAGTAAACCGTACAGACTCGACCAGACCGAAATATCCAACGAGAATTTAATCGCCTGCAGATAAAAAGGTGAGGTCAATATGTCGCTGTAGTTACCAAAACCCCAGGCTTCGTAGGTGTCGCTATAAAAGCTGCTCACCGCGACCCACACCAGAGGTGCAAGCTGGAAAGCAATAAAGAACACCGCGAAAGGCAGCACAAACAGCAGAGCGAGCCACTTAGCTTTCATCCGTTATCCTCGGCGTTTTCAGACCAGTAAATCCGCGCAGTGCGGTTTGTCGTGGCTGATATTGAGTAATTGGCAAACGGTGCCGCAAAGTTCAGTTTGTAACGGCTCGGCATCAGCCATGCTGAATGCGCTGCCAAATACAAACATCGGCACCTGACGCTCTTCGTCAAGAATTCCGCCGTGGCTGTGGTCGTTATTCATGCCGTGATCGGCGGTGACAATCACCTGGTAACCCTCGGCTAACCAGTTATCAAGATAGTGAGAAAGAATTCCGTCGGCGACGCGCGCTTTGTTGCGATATTGCATCGAGTCCAATCCAAACTTATGGCCGGTATCATCGATATTCATCGGATGAATCAGCAAAAAGTCAGGGTCGTGCTTGAGGCGTAGACTTTCCGCATCGTCAAACAAATGGGAGTCGGGATAGGTATCGTCGTAATAGAAATGCCCGTGCTGGATGGTCAGGCTTTTATCGTCGGTATGGCGATCGCGCGCTGGGGTAAAAGGCGTACGGTTGTAAAGCTCGCTAACCCAGTGATAGGCCGCTGCTGCCGTTGTTAATCCTGCATCGCGTGCATAATGAAAAATGCTGCGCTGGGTCGATAAACGGTCAACGTGGTTGTGAACAATTCCACTGACCACCGGCGTTACGCCGGTAAGAATGCACTCATACAGCGGTCGTGACAGCGAAGGCAATTCGCATTCCAGTTGATATAAGCGCCCGCGTCCTGCGGCACACTGTGCCTGTAAATATCCCATTGCATCGCGGGCTACCTGAAAGTTCAGGCCGTCCAATACCACCAGAATGCTTTTCATTACGTGTGACCCTGATAAATTTATAAAAATTCAACACATGTCGAAGGCGATGATTTTTTAGTAACGATCTATTTAGCTTTAGTGAGAGCAACACCGTTCAATATTCTCACCAGAGTATTACCTGAAACATTTCCCTCCTCTTGAAGCCAGGAAAATGCATCCTCTAAAGATTTCGCGTTGCAGAAAGGCGGCGACCGAGTGTTTCCCGGGAGCTTACTGAAGTAAGTGACCGGGAAACGAGAGGGAGGCCAACGCCCCTGCGGCGCGAAAGATGACGAGGATTTATTGCTGCATGTTGATCATGACGTCTTCTTGCCACAAACGAGGGAGAGTCTTAGAACTCTTGTTCCAGGCTTCTGGGTCAGCAATCGGATGGGCATTAGCGTATTCACTGTTTGGCAGCAGTTTAGCTTTGACGTCATCTGGCAGAGTCAGATGTTCTGCGCGAATAGGTCGTGCATAACCGCGTGCCAGGTTGATTTGGCCAGCGTCGGAGAAGATATATTCGCGTGCCCACTTAGCGGCGTTAGGGTGCTTGCCGTATTTATTGATGATAGTTGAATAACCGGAGGTGATGCTGCCGTCAGACGGGATAACAACGTCAAAACGGGTTTTATCAATCTGGTCACGGTAGTTCAGGCCGTTGAAGTCCCATACTACGCCAACTTGCACTTCACCTTTTTCCAGCGAAGCAATGACCGGATCCGTCAGGCTCAGACGACCTGCTTTAGCCAGCTTGGCAAAATACTCCAGGCCAGGCTTGAGGTTTTTCTCGTTGCCGCCCATCGCGTAAGTGGCCGCCAGCACGCCGTTAGCGGCCTGAGCTGCGGTGCTCACGTCACCGATAGTCACTTTGTATTTGCCTTTCAGCAGGTCAGCCCAGCTGTGCGGCTCATCTTTAACCTGTGATTTATCAATGATAAACGCGATAGTGCCGGTGTAGGCCAACACCCAGTTACCGTCTTTGTCTTTTGCCCAGGCAGGAACCTGATCCCAGGTACTTGGTTTATAAGGTAGAGTTACGCCCTCTTTCACCGCAACCGGACCAAAAGCGGCACCCACGTCACCGATGTCAGCGCTGGCATTATTTTTCTCCGCCAGGAATTTGGCGATTTCCTGCGCCGAACTCATGTCGGTATCACTGTGTTTGATGCCGTATTTGGTGTTTAAATCATTCCAGGTATCTTTCCAGTTTGCCCATGAGTCAGGCATCCCGACGCTGTTTACCGTACCTTCAGCTTTAGCGGCTTTCTCAAGATCCGCGAGAGATTCGGCGGCAAATGCCGTCGTGGTGGTCATTACCAGCGCGGTGGTTAACACAGAAGCGAACAACTGTTTCATAACTGATGCTCCAGATGATAGTGTGTATGAGTGCTGGTCTAGTCCAGCAAGAACCAAGCCAATCTAACGATCGTTTGTGATAATTATATGACAGCGTGAAAAAGCAGCATTTTTAAGCTCATCGCTGTTAGCGAGTGCACAAATTTTCGACCTTTATTTGCCATTGTGGTGCAAAAACGCACTGAAATGAGGCTGAAGACCAATGAGTGAATCGCAGACCACCGTAGCAACCATCTGCCAGACACTGAGTGCACAGATAGCTGCCGGACTGTATTGTGCCGAGGGACGACTGCCTTCGGAAAGAACGCTGAGCGAGCAGTTCTCAACCACGCGAATAACGTTGCGCGAGTCACTGGGTCAACTTGAGGCCCAAGGGCTGATTTATCGTGAAGTGCGCCGCGGATGGTTTATCTCCCCACCGCGTATCCTGTACAACCCGCTGCAACGCAGCCATTTCCACGCGATGGTTCAAGAACAGGGCCGTATTGCGCAAACAGAACTGATTGACGCCAGCCGGCTAAAAGCCAGTGACAGTCTGTGTCAAAAGCTTAATCTGCCACTGCAAAGTGACATTTATTGCATTCGGCGGCTGCGATATATCGACGGTCGTGCGGTGCTTTACGTTGAGCACTACCTTAATCCGCAATTTTTCCCCGATATTCTTCACGCCGACCTGACTCAATCGCTGACTGACCTGTATTTATCTCGCTATGGCATAAAGTATGGCCGAGTGCGTTTTGATATGGTGCCAACCCGTTTGCCACAGGAGGCGTCAGATGCATTGAAAGTGACGGCGGGAAGCCCGGCGCTATTTATTACCAGGATCAACCGCGATCAGCAGGATCGGGTTATTGACTGCGATCTTGAATACTGGCGCTATGATGCCTTACAGATCGACGTTGAGGTGGGGTAAAAACGTTTACAGTTCCCCCTCCTTGTCCCTTTGGGAAGGGACAAGGAGGGGGAGAGAAATATTAATCGGCATCGTAGCCAAGATTAGGTGCCAACCAGCGCTCGACCTCGGAAACAGACATGCCCTTGCGTGCCGCATAATCTTCGACCTGATCGCGCTGAATCTGGGCAACCGCAAAGTACTTGCTGTCCGGGTGGCTGAAATACCAACCAGAAACGGCGGCGCCAGGCCACATGGCGAACGATTCGGTCAGTTGCATACCGGTATGGGTTTCAACGTCCAGCAGCTTCCAGATCTGGCCTTTTTCGGTATGTTCCGGACAGGCAGGATAACCCGGAGCAGGACGAATGCCCTGATAGTTCTCGCGGATCAGCTCCTCATTACTCAACTTCTCATCGGCAGCAAAGCCCCAGTGGACCTTGCGCACCTGTTCGTGCAGATATTCTGCAAACCCTTCAGCTAATCGGTCTGACAGCGCTTTAATCATTATTTTATTGTAATCATCGTGCTGCCGGTCATAAGCCTCGGCCAGCGCGTCTTCTTCCAAACCGCCGGTTACCGCGAAGGCTCCCATATAATCAGCTTTACCGCTGGATTTTGGTGCCACAAAGTCCGCCAGGCAGTAGTTAGCAAAGTCTGTTTTTTCAGTTTGCTGACGCAGATGATGACTGACCACCAGCACTTCATCTCGGCTTTCATCGCGGTAAATTTCAATATCATCGCCGACGCGATTTGCCGGGAACAGCCCGAAAACGCCGCGGGGATTAAGCAGCTTTTCATTCGAGAGCTTATCAAGCAGGTCATTGGCGTCCTGGAACAGGCGTTTAGCCTCTTCACCCACGATTTCGTCTTCCAGAATACGCGGATATTTACCTGCCAGAGACCAGGTCATGAAAAATGGGGTCCAGTCGATGTAGTGACGCAGCGTTTCAACGCTGGCTTCAATCTGCTGAATGCCTAAATGCTGGGCGACCGGCGGCGTATAGTTTTCCCAGTCAAGAGCACTGGCATTCGCGCGCGCAGTGTCGAGGCTAACCGGTGGCGTACGCGGCTTTTTGCGGGCGTGCTGTATGCGTACCGTCTCGTATTCTTTACGCGTTTTTTCAACAAACACATCGCGCTGCGTGTCTGACAACAGGGCTGACACCACCCCTACAGAACGCGAGGCATTCTGCACATAGGTGGTTGAGCCGTGATAATTTTGTTCAATTTTTACTGCCGTGTGCGCTTTTGAAGTCGTCGCTCCGCCAATCAGTAAGGGAATGGTGAAACCCCGGCGCTGCATTTCTTTGGCGACGTTAACCATTTCATCAAGAGACGGTGTTATCAGACCAGAAAGGCCAATAATATCCACCTTCTCTTCAATGGCGGTTTTCAGAATTTTATCGGTCGGCACCATCACGCCCAAATCGATAATTTCGTAATTATTACACTGCAACACAACGCCGACGATGTTCTTGCCGATGTCATGCACGTCGCCTTTCACCGTCGCCAGCAGAATTTTACCGTTGGTTTTACCCTTCTCCTTGCTGGCTTCAATGTACGGCTGCAGATAGGCAACCGCCTGCTTCATAACACGGGCGGATTTCACCACCTGCGGCAGGAACATTTTCCCCTCGCCGAACAGATCGCCCACCACGTTCATGCCGTCCATCAGTGGACCTTCAATCACTTCAATTGGGCGAGCGGAGAGTTGACGAGCCTCTTCGGTATCGAGCTCAATAAATTCGGTGATACCTTTTACCAGTGAATATTCGAGACGTTTTCTCACTTCCCAGCCGCGCCATTCCGCCTGCTGTTTGTTGGCTTCGCCGCCGTCTTTGCTACCTCGGTATTTCTCGGCCAAATCAAGAAGGCGTTCTGTTCCGTCCTCTCGACGGTTGAGGATCACATCTTCAACCGCATTACGCAGCTCGTCGCTTAAATCGTCGTAAATCGCCAGCTGACCGGCATTGACGATACCCATATCCATGCCGTTACGAATGGCGTGATACAGGAATACGGCGTGAATGGCTTCACGTACGGGGTCATTCCCGCGAAACGAAAAGGAAACGTTGGAAACGCCGCCAGAAATCATCGCATGAGGAAGCTCGGCCTTAATGTCGGCACAGGCCTCGATAAAATCTACCGCGTAGTTATTATGCTCTTCGATACCGGTCGCAACGGCGAAAATATTCGGGTCGAAAATGATGTCTTCGGGTGGAAAGCCCACTTCTTTGGTCAACAGATTGTAGGCGCGACGGCAAATTTCTATTTTACGCGCCCGCGTATCGGCCTGACCCATTTCGTCAAAAGCCATCACCACCATGGCAGCACCGTAACGGCGCACCTTGCGAGCGTGCTTGAGGAAAGCCTCTTCCCCTTCTTTCATTGAAATTGAGTTAACAATCCCCTTGCCCTGAATACATTTCAGCCCTTTTTCAATGACGTCCCATTTTGAGGAGTCAATCATAATAGGCACACGTGCGATATCAGGCTCACCGGCAATCAAATTCAGAAACTTTACCATCGCAGCTTCGGCATCGAGCATGCCTTCGTCCATGTTGATATCGATGATTTGCGCACCGCTTTCAACCTGCTGACGCGCCACGGCCAGCGCTTCCAAATATTTCTCTTCTTTAATGAGCTTTTTGAAACGGGCAGAACCCGTGACGTTGGTACGCTCACCGACGTTAACAAACAGCGTTTTGGGGTCGATGGTCAAAGGTTCGAGACCCGCAAGACGACAGGCAACCGGAATTTCAGGCAGCTTGCGCGGTGGAACGCCTTCAAGCACCTTAACGATTGCCGCAATGTGTGCTGGCGTGGTGCCGCAGCAGCCCCCCACAATGTTCAGGAATCCAGAACGTGCCCACTCGCCAATGTGCTCGGCCATCTCTTTGGCTTCAAGGTCATACTCACCAAAGGCGTTGGGCAAACCGGCATTCGGGTGCGCGGTAACGTAGCACTCGGAAATGCGCGACAGCTCGGCAACGTATTGACGTAGCTCGTCTGGACCCAAGGCACAGTTAAGGCCAAAGGTCAGCGGCTTGACGTGGCGCAGCGAGTTATAAAACGCCTCCGTCGTTTGACCCGACAGGGTGCGACCGGATGCATCGGTAATGGTGCCCGAGATCATCACCGGCAGCAGTACGCCCATCTCTTCAAACACGGTTTCAACGGCAAAGGTCGCCGCCTTGGCGTTCAAGGTGTCGAAGATCGTCTCAACCATGATCAGATCCGCACCGCCTTCGATCAATGCACGGGTCGATTCACAATAGGCCTCGACCAGTTGATCGAATGAGACGTTGCGGTATGCAGGATCGTTGACGTCAGGAGAGATCGACGCCGTGCGGTTGGTTGGGCCCAGTACCCCAGCCACATAACGCGGTTTCTCCGGCGTGCGCGCGGTCCATTCGTCGGCACAGATGCGGGCAAGCCGCGCCGCCTCATAGTTTATCTCGGCTGAAAGCGACGCCATGTGGTAATCGGCCATGGCGATGGTGGTAGAGTTAAAGGTATTAGTTTCAAGGATGTCGGCACCGGCTTCAAGATAGCCATAGTGGATAGCCGTGATAACCTCTGGCTTGGTCAGCACCAACAGGTCGTTGTTACCTTTGAGATCGCTTTCCCAATCGGCAAAACGTTCGCCGCGATAGTCTTCTTCTTCAAGATGGTAGCTTTGGATCATGGTGCCCATGCCACCGTCCAGAACGAGAATGCGATTCGCTAGCTGTTCATGCAGTGCTTCAACTCGATTTGTCACTTTCACCTCATCACTCATCACCGGCAATCATCCTAGCATACCTTGACTGGGCGCAGTGTTCGCCTGGATGTGAGACTTTTTCATCAAATCCTCGAGCCTTATTCCAATGCCTATGCAACACATCGGATGAGCGCAAAACCTGTTTGCGATCCATACTGTAAAAACGAAAACGAATTCCAAAATAATATTTTAATGCCGGTATCTTAGGCAACGCTGACAAGGGAAAGCATGATGGTGACTTCTTCAGCCACAGCGGTAAAACGCACAAAGAAAGCGAAAAACACAACGGCCAGCGCCAGTGCAGCAACCGGTCAGGTTCAGTCTTTAACGCGCGGTTTG contains:
- the metH gene encoding methionine synthase; amino-acid sequence: MSDEVKVTNRVEALHEQLANRILVLDGGMGTMIQSYHLEEEDYRGERFADWESDLKGNNDLLVLTKPEVITAIHYGYLEAGADILETNTFNSTTIAMADYHMASLSAEINYEAARLARICADEWTARTPEKPRYVAGVLGPTNRTASISPDVNDPAYRNVSFDQLVEAYCESTRALIEGGADLIMVETIFDTLNAKAATFAVETVFEEMGVLLPVMISGTITDASGRTLSGQTTEAFYNSLRHVKPLTFGLNCALGPDELRQYVAELSRISECYVTAHPNAGLPNAFGEYDLEAKEMAEHIGEWARSGFLNIVGGCCGTTPAHIAAIVKVLEGVPPRKLPEIPVACRLAGLEPLTIDPKTLFVNVGERTNVTGSARFKKLIKEEKYLEALAVARQQVESGAQIIDINMDEGMLDAEAAMVKFLNLIAGEPDIARVPIMIDSSKWDVIEKGLKCIQGKGIVNSISMKEGEEAFLKHARKVRRYGAAMVVMAFDEMGQADTRARKIEICRRAYNLLTKEVGFPPEDIIFDPNIFAVATGIEEHNNYAVDFIEACADIKAELPHAMISGGVSNVSFSFRGNDPVREAIHAVFLYHAIRNGMDMGIVNAGQLAIYDDLSDELRNAVEDVILNRREDGTERLLDLAEKYRGSKDGGEANKQQAEWRGWEVRKRLEYSLVKGITEFIELDTEEARQLSARPIEVIEGPLMDGMNVVGDLFGEGKMFLPQVVKSARVMKQAVAYLQPYIEASKEKGKTNGKILLATVKGDVHDIGKNIVGVVLQCNNYEIIDLGVMVPTDKILKTAIEEKVDIIGLSGLITPSLDEMVNVAKEMQRRGFTIPLLIGGATTSKAHTAVKIEQNYHGSTTYVQNASRSVGVVSALLSDTQRDVFVEKTRKEYETVRIQHARKKPRTPPVSLDTARANASALDWENYTPPVAQHLGIQQIEASVETLRHYIDWTPFFMTWSLAGKYPRILEDEIVGEEAKRLFQDANDLLDKLSNEKLLNPRGVFGLFPANRVGDDIEIYRDESRDEVLVVSHHLRQQTEKTDFANYCLADFVAPKSSGKADYMGAFAVTGGLEEDALAEAYDRQHDDYNKIMIKALSDRLAEGFAEYLHEQVRKVHWGFAADEKLSNEELIRENYQGIRPAPGYPACPEHTEKGQIWKLLDVETHTGMQLTESFAMWPGAAVSGWYFSHPDSKYFAVAQIQRDQVEDYAARKGMSVSEVERWLAPNLGYDAD